The following are from one region of the Chloroflexota bacterium genome:
- a CDS encoding pilus assembly protein has product MCRHKWEKGQGLIEYGMIIILVAILVMALLLILGPAVGNIFSNVIVQF; this is encoded by the coding sequence ATGTGCCGCCATAAATGGGAAAAAGGGCAAGGCCTGATTGAATACGGCATGATCATCATTCTGGTTGCCATTCTTGTCATGGCATTGCTGTTAATACTTGGGCCGGCGGTCGGCAATATTTTCTCAAACGTCATTGTCCAATTTTAG
- a CDS encoding pyruvate dehydrogenase, whose amino-acid sequence MNDMTDVKVDWPKVARLLLLSRELDRLETEQLTPQGKVKYQFSAGGHELAQILLALNLTHPHDAATVYYRSRPFMLASGLTAREALAAGMARTGSPSEGRDVGVVFSLPRRSGALVLPSSGDVGAQYTPAIGWAQAINYHANVLGEKDWPGAIAVALGGDGSVAANGFWAALNIATTLRLPMLFFIEDNGYGISVPSRYQTPGGDIAANLASYGGLRVLEGDGADPDDAAEKISQAVAHTRANGPCLLRMRVPRLAGHTFIDDQAYKSPEERADDQARDPLLRLRDHYLTPDLARTIKDELASAVSAVEASPDPDPAQATHHLFYQGPPPLVGGLRPANALPPFTAAGPESSGPRLNLLDAVRRALESEMRLNPRLLVFGEDVGVKGGVHGATLDMQIKFGADRVFDTSLSEEGIMGRAVGMALAGLLPVPEIQFRKYADPAHEQISDIGTVRWRTAGKFAAPMVVRIPVGYGKKTGDPWHSVTGEAVFAHTLGWRIAFPSNAADAVGLLRAALRGDDPTFFFEHRALLDTAPARRPYPGDDYCLPFGKAATLTEGDELTLVAWGEMVHRCFKAAASFAGRVTVIDLRTIIPWDKECVLNSVRRTGKALIVHEDTITGGFAGEIIATIVGECFADLDAPVERLATPDCPIPYNARMMEYVLPNLETIRARIQKLLDF is encoded by the coding sequence ATGAACGACATGACGGATGTTAAAGTTGACTGGCCTAAAGTTGCCCGCCTCCTGCTCCTCTCGCGCGAACTGGATCGCCTCGAGACCGAACAACTCACGCCGCAAGGCAAGGTCAAATATCAATTCTCGGCCGGCGGGCACGAGCTGGCGCAAATCCTGCTGGCCCTCAACCTCACCCATCCTCACGACGCCGCAACCGTTTACTATCGTTCGCGCCCCTTCATGCTGGCCTCCGGCCTCACCGCCCGCGAAGCTCTGGCCGCCGGCATGGCCCGAACCGGAAGCCCGAGCGAGGGCCGCGACGTGGGCGTGGTCTTTAGCCTGCCGCGCCGCAGTGGCGCGCTCGTCCTGCCCTCGTCCGGCGACGTGGGCGCGCAATACACGCCCGCCATCGGCTGGGCGCAAGCCATCAACTACCATGCCAACGTGCTCGGCGAAAAAGACTGGCCGGGCGCGATTGCGGTCGCCCTCGGCGGCGACGGCAGTGTGGCCGCCAACGGTTTTTGGGCCGCGCTCAACATCGCAACCACCCTTCGCCTGCCCATGCTCTTCTTCATCGAAGACAACGGCTACGGCATCTCCGTGCCAAGCCGTTACCAAACGCCGGGCGGGGACATCGCCGCCAACCTTGCCAGCTACGGCGGCCTCAGAGTTCTGGAAGGCGATGGCGCTGACCCCGACGATGCCGCCGAAAAAATTTCGCAGGCTGTTGCTCACACTCGCGCCAACGGCCCCTGTCTGCTACGAATGCGCGTCCCGCGCCTGGCCGGCCACACCTTCATTGACGATCAGGCTTACAAGTCACCTGAAGAGCGCGCCGACGATCAGGCTCGCGACCCGCTGTTGCGGTTGCGCGATCATTACCTCACGCCCGATCTGGCGCGAACGATCAAGGATGAATTGGCCTCAGCCGTCTCTGCTGTGGAAGCCTCTCCCGACCCCGACCCGGCTCAAGCCACACACCATCTTTTCTATCAGGGGCCGCCGCCGCTCGTGGGCGGGCTTCGGCCTGCCAACGCGCTTCCCCCGTTCACGGCGGCTGGACCGGAGTCAAGCGGCCCGCGACTCAACCTTCTCGATGCTGTGCGCCGCGCACTCGAATCCGAAATGCGCCTCAACCCGCGCCTGCTCGTCTTCGGCGAAGACGTGGGCGTCAAGGGCGGCGTTCACGGGGCGACGCTCGACATGCAGATCAAGTTTGGCGCGGATCGAGTCTTCGACACCTCGCTTTCTGAAGAGGGCATCATGGGCCGCGCCGTTGGCATGGCCCTGGCCGGCCTGTTGCCTGTGCCGGAGATTCAGTTCCGCAAATACGCCGACCCGGCCCACGAGCAGATCAGCGACATTGGCACGGTGCGCTGGCGCACGGCGGGCAAGTTCGCGGCGCCGATGGTGGTTCGCATTCCGGTGGGCTACGGCAAGAAGACGGGCGACCCCTGGCACAGCGTGACCGGCGAGGCCGTGTTCGCCCACACCCTCGGTTGGCGCATTGCCTTCCCCAGCAACGCCGCCGATGCCGTCGGCTTGCTTCGGGCGGCCTTGCGCGGCGACGACCCAACGTTCTTCTTTGAGCACCGCGCCTTGCTCGACACCGCGCCCGCCCGCCGGCCTTACCCCGGCGACGACTATTGCCTGCCGTTTGGCAAAGCCGCCACGCTGACCGAAGGCGACGAACTGACTCTGGTGGCCTGGGGCGAGATGGTTCATCGTTGCTTCAAAGCCGCCGCGTCCTTCGCGGGCCGGGTGACGGTCATTGATCTCCGCACGATCATTCCCTGGGACAAGGAGTGCGTGCTGAACAGTGTGCGCCGCACCGGCAAGGCTCTCATTGTTCACGAAGACACGATCACCGGCGGCTTTGCCGGCGAGATCATCGCCACCATCGTCGGCGAATGTTTCGCCGATCTCGACGCGCCGGTCGAGCGTCTGGCGACGCCCGACTGCCCGATTCCCTACAACGCGCGGATGATGGAATACGTCCTGCCAAATCTTGAAACCATCCGCGCCAGGATTCAGAAGTTGTTGGATTTCTGA
- a CDS encoding histidine phosphatase family protein: protein MLTKLYFLRHGLADWPDWTGADDERPLTPDGIEKMKLEAKAIKRLKLKPDAILSSPLIRARQTADLVADRLGLTVKVTRLLAPGFNIAQLDKLVREADAATLLFVGHEPDFSTTLSQLIGGGHVVMKKGGLARVDITALDPLSGELVWLLAPAVLTND, encoded by the coding sequence ATGCTCACCAAACTCTACTTCCTCCGTCACGGCCTCGCCGACTGGCCGGACTGGACGGGCGCCGACGACGAGCGCCCGCTCACGCCCGACGGCATTGAAAAGATGAAGCTGGAGGCCAAAGCCATTAAGCGCCTCAAGCTCAAGCCCGACGCCATCCTCTCCAGCCCCCTCATTCGCGCCCGCCAAACCGCCGACCTGGTGGCCGACCGCCTGGGCCTGACGGTGAAAGTGACGCGGCTTCTCGCCCCCGGCTTCAACATCGCCCAACTCGACAAGCTGGTGCGTGAGGCCGATGCCGCAACACTTTTGTTCGTCGGCCACGAGCCGGATTTTAGCACAACCCTCTCCCAACTCATCGGCGGCGGACACGTCGTTATGAAAAAAGGCGGCCTGGCCCGGGTGGACATCACCGCCCTCGATCCCCTGAGCGGCGAACTCGTCTGGCTTCTGGCTCCCGCCGTGCTGACTAACGATTGA
- the rnc gene encoding ribonuclease III produces MASLAELQQQAGFTFHNVELLRRALTHRSYLNEHAEESEDNERLEFLGDAVLDFLVGAMLYHRFPEMQEGQLTRLRSALVRAEQLAGLARQLELGQYIRLGKGEDDAGGRERDTLLGDVFEAILGGLYLDSGLEAVKEFVERLLLPVAAEVAREQSDIDAKSYFQEWAQSELNHTPQYVTVSAEGPDHEKTFAVEVRVNGEVYGAGAGRSKQAAARAAAMDALKRVGAI; encoded by the coding sequence ATGGCTTCTCTCGCAGAATTACAGCAACAGGCAGGCTTCACCTTTCACAACGTGGAATTGCTTCGCCGCGCCCTGACCCACCGTTCGTACCTCAACGAGCACGCGGAAGAATCCGAGGACAACGAGCGCCTTGAGTTTTTGGGCGATGCGGTGCTGGATTTTTTGGTGGGGGCGATGCTCTACCACCGCTTCCCCGAAATGCAGGAGGGCCAACTCACCCGCTTGCGTTCGGCGCTGGTTCGGGCCGAGCAGTTGGCCGGGCTGGCCCGGCAGTTGGAGCTGGGGCAATACATCCGGCTGGGCAAGGGCGAAGACGACGCCGGCGGGCGCGAGCGAGACACCTTGCTGGGCGACGTGTTTGAGGCCATCCTCGGCGGGCTATATTTGGATTCGGGTTTGGAGGCGGTGAAGGAATTTGTGGAGCGATTGCTTTTGCCGGTGGCGGCGGAGGTGGCCCGCGAGCAAAGCGACATTGACGCCAAGAGTTACTTTCAGGAGTGGGCGCAGTCGGAGTTGAACCACACGCCGCAGTACGTGACGGTGAGCGCCGAGGGGCCGGATCACGAGAAGACGTTTGCGGTGGAAGTTCGGGTGAACGGCGAAGTTTACGGCGCGGGCGCGGGGCGGAGCAAGCAGGCCGCGGCCCGGGCGGCGGCGATGGATGCGCTCAAACGAGTCGGAGCGATATAG